DNA sequence from the Lysinibacillus sp. OF-1 genome:
AACTCGCTAAATTAAGGCAAGAGGCATTCGAATTAGAAGGATACGAAAATATTGCCGAGTTGTTACCCTCTAAATTACAAAATTCGATGGACTACCTTTATTTTAAATGGATGATAGATGAGGGAAAGGATACACGATCTGATCTATTTCAATACATACCGTTTTTATTATTTTTATTTAGTCACGTAGGTGCAGGCTGGTACATATTTATTAGCTTCCATACGAGTTCTATTTTACTGGATGACTTTGAGCATCCTAGTTTAATTCAAGGCTTTCCTGTGCGGTTTGATACCTATATTTTATCTAAATGTCTTATTTCTTTGTTATCCATAGTGACTAGTATTTTACTCATTTTTATTTGCGCAAGTCCGTTATGGATACTAAATGGACTTGGTAACCCACTAGAGCCTGTCGGGATTTATCTAGGAAATGCCACATTAATATCTACGCTTCAATATATCGCCATAAGTGTTGGCTATATGTTCGTCATTTCAATTTTTGTCATGCTGTTGTCGATTATTTTAAATGTGCTACTGAAAAATATGTATTTAACACTATTTGTACACTTTATTGTATTCTTTTTACCGATGATTTTTCCATCTCTTATTAGTTTATTCCCCTATAATCCTTTTAATTTCATGAACTTTAATGATATTTTACGAGGGGTACCGGTAGATTTAGCAGAGCCTGTTGCTATTACGATGAATCTAGGCTTAATCATCCTATGTTTAAGTATTATTTTAATGTTGTTTGTAATTAAAACATTCTTCTCAACAGGAAAAATCAATAGGGCATAGGGGAGGGAAAATAAGCATGTGGAGTTATTTTAAATTTGAATTCAAGCAATTTTTTTTGAATAAGAAAAACTTAGCAATATACTTTTTACTTGCTTTTGCAACCTTTTTTTATGTATTTAAAATAGCACCAGCTTACGATCCGATTGAAAGTGTAGACTCTGAGGAGATTGAGGCGCGCTATTTAACACGTCAGGAATTTTTAGATCATATGGAAGGAAGAAAATTACATGGTCTGCATCCTGCCGTTATTTTTGCTATTGAAATATTTAGCGAGATTAACCCTATAGATAAAGCAAGATTAGATGCATTAGAAAAGGGCAATTTAAAAAAATATGCAGATTTAACGCGTGATTGGTACTACTTTACCAATGCGATTACCTATAAAAGTGATTCATTTTCATATAACTCAAAGTATTTTATAAAAAATAATGAGTATGCAGAAGATGATGCCTTTTATGCTTATTTAGAGCATGCAGTCCGTTATGATGCATATTCGAAAGCAGATTATGAATTATCAACGGAAATATTTGAACAACGCACGGCACTACAAACGCTCGAACGCTTATTAAAGGGTATACTGCCCATTATATTGATTGTCTGTGTGCTACTTTTAGCAATTGATATGGTTGCCAAAGATAGACGCCATCCATCCATTTTGAAGGGGTTTCCGATTAATGATTGGAAAAAGCTCCTGGTGAAAATGGTCGTTGTGCTACTAGGTAGTGCCGTATTATTTATACCGCTTATTGTTGGCTTCTTTATTGTAGGACTACAATCTGGCTTTGGGAATTTCCATTTGCCCTCTCCAGTATATGCGCCGCATCTCGACTGGCGTATGGAAGGTAAATTTGAAATGATGACTTTAGGTACGTTTTTAGGACAATCGCTGGCTTTACTTTTTACCTGGTTCATCGTCATCATCAGCGTTGTACTATTATGCAGTATGCTATTCCGCAATGAGATGGTCAATTTCGCTGTTGGCATACTCCTTATTTTTGGTGAAAATTTTTATTTCAGCCGTTACGTTGGCTTTTTCTGGGACGTTCAAAATTATCCAACATCCTATATTCAAGTCGGACAAATTATTTCAAAACAGCGGAATTTTTATTATATGAATGATCATTTAGATTTTACTTTAGGATTACAGTTATTACTTGGACTAGCTGCCATTGTCATTTTTTTCATCATACTGACGGCATCGAACAGGCGATATAAGCTAATTAAATAGGGGTGGTAAAGATGATTGATATTCAAAATATTACCGTGCGATTTGGAGAAATGAACGTGTTAAATAATATTTCCATGACCTTTGAGCAAGGGCAAATGATTGGGCTTGTTGCACCAAATGGAACGGGAAAATCTACATTTATGAATGTGTTGATGAATTATGTGAAACCGTTGAATGGCAAGATCGTTTTTAAAGATGGCCTATGTTACTCAACTAAACAAAATGAAGTGAAAATCCACACATTCGTGTCAATGATGCCAGACCAAAGTGACTTGTATAATCATTTAAGTGGGCGAGAGCATTTAAAAATGTTTGCTACGATGTGGAAATCGGATTTAAAACTGATTGACGAAACAATCGAAGCATTAAATATGGGGCATTATGTGAATAAAAAGACAGGTACCTATTCCCTTGGGATGCGCCAGCGTCTATGCTTTGCCATGCAAATTGTTACAAATACAGACATTATGATGATGGACGAAGTGATGAACGGGCTTGATCCAAATAATGTGGAAATTATTTCGAAAATATTATTAAAGAAAAAGGCGGAAGGGAAAATTATTATCATTGCCTCCCATTTACTTGATAATTTAGAGAAATATGCAGACCGAATTTTCTTATTTAACGAGGGAAAACTAATAGATACCAATCAAATAATAGAAGATTTTAGTCAAGCGCATATTAAAACGATTCGCATAAAAAATATGGAAAGTAATACGAAAAAACAGCTTCATGAGCTATATCCAAATATCAAACTTCAAACACTGACAAATGACATGACACTCATCCATTTACCAAGTTCTGAAGCCAGCTTATTAAGTTCACTTACATCTTTTTTAGTTGAGAGAAACGTAGTAGATTTTGCTTTTGGGAAAGTTACATTAAATGATTTGTATGCAATGTATTATCACGAAGAAAGCAATGTGACAGCTAGTTAAAGAGGAACAATCACTTTTATTGTTATAATTAGTTCTTGCTGTAAAATATAATGATTATTTACGGAGCTGCTTTTGACTTACTCTAGTTTCCAAAAACATAGTATTTACTACCTTTTCAGGTTAAGATTACATCCTCAGATAATTATTTATTGTTTGGTCATCATTGTTAAAATAATGTGAGACATATGAATGAAAAATTACGGTGACAGGTCCGCAGGTGATATACTGGTATATCTTAGTATAAGAAGAGGGGTAAAGCTATGAATAAATTTAATAAGACATTAGCATATATAAATGAATTACTTTATGAACCTAATAATTTAACAATAAAAGATATCCATGAAGAAACTCAAAACTCAAATTATGGGGCTGGGCTATTTCAGTTAAATTCTAAATCGGTTAGATTTAGAGTCGCAAAAATAACACCTAATAAGATAGGACAGTTTGTTTCCTTTTGGGAAAAGGATGAAACTAATAAAAACCAAGCATTCTCATATGATAATGCCACTGATTTATTGGTAATAAACACTTTTAATGATAATGGTGATTTTGGCCAATTCGTTTTTCCAAAAGAAGTTCTTTTAAAACAAAACATCCTTAAAACCGTTAATACAAAGGGTAAAATGGCAATTAGAGTTTATCCTAGTTGGGATACTCCCACTAGTCAACAAGCGCTAGCAACACAAAAATGGCAATTACCCTATTTTATTAAAATTGACGATGCTAGTAGTTTGTCAATACATGAGCTATTAAAATTATACTCCAACTAATTTTCTTAAACAAATGAATAAGCAACAGATTTATTACAGAAATTGCGCTATTCATATTTACTGAACAGTTTGAGGGAAGCAATAAATAAGGTATCAACTACTGATTACGATTATCAAGATTTTGAAAAGGATCTATTTAAAATAAGAGCCTTTCTACGATAAGCAAACACAGGGACGATTATTCAATTAACGCAGTCTCTTCTTATATTACCAGGGCAGTTTAGTTATTCTTTAATATTACGTGAAGCAAGGATGTGAGTGCATGTTTCAAGATGGATTTCCCAAACATTTAAATGAGGATGTGACGACAGTGGTTGGAATGATTCCTCATAAAACTTATAATCATGTCACGATTGCTGTGTCTGAGGATACTATCCACTATTTTCAAAATAATACCGTGATTAGATTTCCTTATCGTACCTACTACATTGATAGTTCAGATGAAGTTATAGAAAAACTAAGTCTACAACAAAAAATGATTTTGCATTGTATATATTCAAGAAGTTGTGATGGATTTGTACGTCAAAAGCATATTTATTCGTTGCTACAGATGGATTACGAAGACTGGGCTATTCCTTATATCGTCAAAATATGTGATGAATATGTCGTAGAGATAATAGAATTAGCCTATGCTATTTTAAAAGAGCAGGATACAGAACGGATTAAGAGATTTTGTCTTGAAAATATTGTGCCATTTTGCAAAAGCTATAATCGAATGATTAGCTATTGGAACGAATTTTACCGATATAGATACAATCATTTTCAAACATACATTGGCAGGAAGTTATTTAGAGATTGTTTTGGTTACTCTAAATCAATGGAGCGCAGGGCAAAGAGAATTGTGGAGCACTTAACCTAAAGTAACTGAGGCTTTAATTGAATAAGACTTATTTCATTTTACGAACGGGCCAGATTGTTGAGGAACATTTTCAACAAAATTGATATTATTGTTGAACTATCGAGTAAGGTTGTGAAGATTATTACTTAAACTAACGGCTCAGGATAGTTAAAGTATATTTAGGGCACGTTACTTCAAAAAAGGAGTAATCTAAATGAAAAACCCATTCTTAATTAGTTCATTTGTGTTTATATTTTTGTTCAGCTTTTCTATGTATTTAGGAAGTCCAGTTTATTCACAAACTACACCTTCAGATAAAAATGAGTATTTACATCCTGCAAATAAGGAAAAAGTTATTGATGAAACTGTAGATGAATTTTATCTGGCATTAAGA
Encoded proteins:
- a CDS encoding ABC transporter ATP-binding protein, which produces MIDIQNITVRFGEMNVLNNISMTFEQGQMIGLVAPNGTGKSTFMNVLMNYVKPLNGKIVFKDGLCYSTKQNEVKIHTFVSMMPDQSDLYNHLSGREHLKMFATMWKSDLKLIDETIEALNMGHYVNKKTGTYSLGMRQRLCFAMQIVTNTDIMMMDEVMNGLDPNNVEIISKILLKKKAEGKIIIIASHLLDNLEKYADRIFLFNEGKLIDTNQIIEDFSQAHIKTIRIKNMESNTKKQLHELYPNIKLQTLTNDMTLIHLPSSEASLLSSLTSFLVERNVVDFAFGKVTLNDLYAMYYHEESNVTAS
- a CDS encoding ABC transporter; translation: MPVLRALKVGLVIERANRKNLVALVAVAIIVFGFMFYLKAQAVGNQIVEKKGDYYSIQAVLSKFQVKDASESGDGSDLYKNLTKQKSKIALQIATLTMDRQSMYYEASLQLAKLRQEAFELEGYENIAELLPSKLQNSMDYLYFKWMIDEGKDTRSDLFQYIPFLLFLFSHVGAGWYIFISFHTSSILLDDFEHPSLIQGFPVRFDTYILSKCLISLLSIVTSILLIFICASPLWILNGLGNPLEPVGIYLGNATLISTLQYIAISVGYMFVISIFVMLLSIILNVLLKNMYLTLFVHFIVFFLPMIFPSLISLFPYNPFNFMNFNDILRGVPVDLAEPVAITMNLGLIILCLSIILMLFVIKTFFSTGKINRA
- a CDS encoding MepB family protein, whose amino-acid sequence is MNKFNKTLAYINELLYEPNNLTIKDIHEETQNSNYGAGLFQLNSKSVRFRVAKITPNKIGQFVSFWEKDETNKNQAFSYDNATDLLVINTFNDNGDFGQFVFPKEVLLKQNILKTVNTKGKMAIRVYPSWDTPTSQQALATQKWQLPYFIKIDDASSLSIHELLKLYSN
- a CDS encoding ABC transporter — translated: MWSYFKFEFKQFFLNKKNLAIYFLLAFATFFYVFKIAPAYDPIESVDSEEIEARYLTRQEFLDHMEGRKLHGLHPAVIFAIEIFSEINPIDKARLDALEKGNLKKYADLTRDWYYFTNAITYKSDSFSYNSKYFIKNNEYAEDDAFYAYLEHAVRYDAYSKADYELSTEIFEQRTALQTLERLLKGILPIILIVCVLLLAIDMVAKDRRHPSILKGFPINDWKKLLVKMVVVLLGSAVLFIPLIVGFFIVGLQSGFGNFHLPSPVYAPHLDWRMEGKFEMMTLGTFLGQSLALLFTWFIVIISVVLLCSMLFRNEMVNFAVGILLIFGENFYFSRYVGFFWDVQNYPTSYIQVGQIISKQRNFYYMNDHLDFTLGLQLLLGLAAIVIFFIILTASNRRYKLIK